From the genome of Haloferax sp. Atlit-12N:
CGTCGGCGCGGCCGCCCCGTCGTCGCACTACGGCGAGACCGCCGACACCGTCGAGGCCGTGCTTCCGGACCTGCTCTCGGTGGTCGAGGCGGTCGGCGACGCCCACGCCATCGACCGCATCGAGCGCGAGATGGCCGAGACGGTCCGCCGCAACCCGGCCGCGCGGACCGCCGTGAGCATCGCCCTCCACGACCTCGCGGCCAAGCGCCTCGGCGTCCCGCTGTACCGCCTCTGGGGGCTCGACCCGTCGCGGACGCCCACCTCGTCGTACACCGTCGGTCTCGACGACCTCGACACGATGCGCGAGAAGACCGCAGAGGCCTACGAGGCGGGCTACGACGTGCTCAAGGTCAAACTCGGCACCGACCGCGACAGGGCGATTATCGAGGCCGTTCGCGACGAGGCCCCCGGGGTGACCATCCGAGTCGACGCCAACGAGGCGTGGACGCCCCGCGAGGCCGTCGAGATGACCGAGTTCCTCGCCGACCACGGCGTCGAGTTCGTCGAACAGCCGGTCCCCGCTGAGGACTACGAGGGGCTGAAGTTCGTCTACGACCACGGCGCGCTCCCCATCGCGGCCGACGAGTCCTGCATCACGGCCGACGACATCCCGCGCATCGCCGACCGCGTCGATATCGCGAACCTCAAACTGATGAAGTGCGGCGGCCTCACGGAGGCGAAACGCGCCATCCACGCCGCCCGCGCCCACGGGCTGGAGGTCATGCTCGGGTGCATGATAGAGACGAACGCCGCCATCGCGGCGGGTTGTCACCTCGCGCCGCTGCTCGACTACGCCGACCTCGACGGCTCGCTCCTCCTCGCGGATGACCCCTACGAGGGCGTCCCGATGCCGAACGGCGAAATCGACCTCGAAGCCCTCGACCGCCCGGGAACCGGCGCGCAGCGTCGGTGATGCGGACGCGGACGCGGTGACGCCACGACGCCGTCGCGGAACCTCCGACTCTCTCAGGACTCCCAGTCGAGGTCGTCTTCGCGGGTCTCCGACCGGAGCACGAACGGCCCGATAGAGAGCGTCCGCTTGGCGACCGTCGAAATTCGCAGGACTGCGGCCGCGAGCACGGCGAACGGCGCGAGCGAGACGGCCACCACGAACGCCACGGTGAGAAGCAGGTTCGAGACGCCGAGCGTCGCGCCCGTAATCGTGGTCGGGTCGTCGAGAAAGAGAATCGCGCCGATGCTCGCCACGAGCGCGGGGACCGCCGCGTAGAACATCATCCGCGAGAGGTCGACCAGTTCCCACCGGAAGTACAGCGTCTTGACGTGTTCGCGGGCGGGGCCGAACAGTTCGAGCGCGTCGCGAAGTTCCGACAGCGCCGTCTTCGTCTCCGACGAGAGGTCGGCGTCGTGGACGCGGCGGAGCCGCGCCGCCTGATAGATTTTCCACGAGTAGTTCAGGTCCAGCGCCGCCGACAGCACCTCGAACGTCCCGAACTGCCGGCCCTCCAGCCGCTCGGCGACCGCCTCGGCGTTGGACTCGACCTCCTCGGCGAACTCGCGGACGCGGGTCGTCGGGTCGGCGTCGTTCGTGTCTGCGTCGCCGCTCTCGCTCGCGTCGCCGTCCGCATCAAGCGTGTCTTCGACCGCCCGCGCCCGCGACGCGATACCCTCGGCCAGCGCGCGCAGGAACGCCGAGGGCTCCGGCGGCGCGACCGGCGCGTCCAGCAGGTCGGCCACGTCCTCGCGGAAGCGCATCGACCCCTCCATCCGGTCGCGCTGGTCGCCCAGCGGGCCGAGTTCGCGCGAGAGCACGAGCTGGTTGATGGTGACGACGAGCGTGACGCCCGTGATAATCGCGGTGAGAAGGCCCTGCGCGAGCGTCTCGATGGGGTCCGAGGACTCGACGGCGACCCGGAGCGGCGTCGGGTCGAGTTGGCCGAGAACGACGACGCTACAGAAGACGACGACGAGCGGGGCCGCGGCGACGACGCGGCGGTCCGCGTCGAGGAGGGCGCGTAGTTTCGCGCGGCTCGTCGTCCCGCGCTCCCGCATCGTGTCGTCGGGCTCGCCGGCCGACGGGCCGCCGGTGTTCGACATGACCGAAGCTATCGCGCGGCGGGTTCAAGTGCGTACTGGCGATTAATCGCAGGGACGGCCGAATCGCAGGATGGCGGAGGCGGTAGGGAGACGGGGCGGTTGAGGCGGCGAGAGAGATTGAGACGGCGGGCGCGCTTAGGAGGAGGACGAAGAGTCGTCTTCGTTCTTCAGTTCTTCCAGTTCGGCTTCGACCTCCTCGTCGGCCACGTCGGTCTCGACGTCCACGTCGGCGTCGTCCGCGCTCTCGCTCGACGACGACCCAGAGGACTTGCCCATCTCGGCTTTGAGCGTCTCAAGCTCCGTGTCGACCTCGGCGTTGGTGCGTCCGGCTTCGAGTTCGCGCTCGATGGAGTCCTTGTCCGAGAGGGCGTCGTCGAACGCGCCGGAGTCCATGAGTTCGTCCATCGCGGCGGAGCGGGCCTCCATGTCGTCGGTGCGTTCTTCGGCACGCTCGAGCGCGCGCCCCACGTCGGCCATCTCGTCGCCGACGCCGGTCATCGCCTCGGAGACGCGGCTCGACGCCTCGGCGGCCTCGTAGCGGGCCTTCATGGTCTCCTTTTTGGTGCGGAACTCCTCGATGCGGCTCTGGAGTTCATCCTTCTTGTTGACGAGTTGGTCCTGCGTCTCCTGCAGGCTGGCGATCTGCGTCTCCAACTCCTCGATTTGGTTCATCTTGGCCTGCTTCTTTTCGAGCGCCTTGCGGGCGAGGTCCTCGCGGTCCTGCTGGACGGCCTCGCGGGCCTGGTCGTTGTGCTTTTCGACGTTCTCTTCGAGGCGGCGCTTCTGAATCTCCAGTCGCTTCTTCTGGGTGGTCAGGTCGGCGATACCCTGTTTGACCTGCTGTAGCTCGTCGCGCATCTTCTCGTAGGAGTAGTCGAGCGTCTCGGTCGGGTCCTCCGCACGGTTGAGGAGGGCGTTTATCTTCGACCGGATGACGTACGACGTGCGAGAGAGAATTCCCATACCCAATTACTACGCGACGTTCGGCTTAAAACCTCACCAGCGCAACCTGTCTCTATGACCGAGACGATTCTCGTCCCCGGGGGGCGCGACGTGCGGGCGACCCTCGACCGCGCCCGCGAGAACGACCCGGACGGCACGAACGACCCAGCGACCCGAACCGACGCCGTCGTCGTCGCCTGCCCGCCCCACCCACAACACCAAGGCCACCGCGGCGACGGCCGTCTCGTCGCCGTCAGCGACGCGCTCACCGCCCGCGGCGCGGACTGCCTCCGCTTCGATTACGGCCCGTGGGACGAGGGCTACGGCGAGCGCGCCGACACCCTCCGGGCGGTCGAGTGGGCCGGGGGGCGCTACGACCGCGTGGGCCTGTTCGGCTTCTCGTTCGGCGGCGCGATGGCGCTCCTCGCGGCCGCCGAGGGCGCGGCCGTGGACGCCGTCTCCGCGCTCGGCCCCGCCGGGCGACTCGCCGACGACCTCGATGCAGTCGCTGCCTTCGACCGCATCCCCGTCCCCGTGCAGGTCGTCTACGGCACTCGCGACGACATCGCCGACTGGGAACCCGTCGTCAAGCGCGCCCGCGAGTACCACCAACCGGTCGTCGAGTTCGCGGCCGACCACTTCTTCGTCGGGCAGGAGGCGAAGGTCGCGGCCGCCGTCGCCGACTTCCTCCTCCCGAACCTCGGCGTCGAGTGAGCAACGGGGTCGTCCCCGGCACCGTCTGCCCGAGATTCATCGACCGAACGACATTTTTGCCTCGGCTCCGAAGCCGCCTGCATGGTCCCCCGCAAGCGACTCGTCGCCGTCGTCGCCCTCCTCCTCGTCGGCGTCGCGCTGAGCCAGTCGTTCGCCGTCGCCACCTCCACCTCGACGCTCGAATCGACGTACGAAGCCGACGCGGTGACAGCAGACTCGCCGCCCGGTCTCGTCGCCTCCCACGACGCCGACGTGGTCAACCTCGACAAGACGGTGAACCGGACGCCGCAACTCCGAGAGCCGGTCGCCACCGCTGCCCGGAACGGCCGGTACGACGGCGATATCGAACCCGAGGCGTACATGACCCTCTCGGACGTGAACGAAGACGCCGAGTTCGCGGTCTACGACGGCCGGTACTATCGGTTCTCGCTGAACGTCTCGGGCGACCCCGTCGGCGCGACCATCGAACTCGACCCGACCGACTGGCAGACGGTCGCTGCCGCGGCGTCGTCGCCCGCCGCGAACGCCAGCGCCGACGTGCGTGAGGCCATCGACGAGGGAACCGTCACCAACAGTACGTTCGTCGTGCCGGGGCTCTACGAGCGCGGCGATACCCACTACCTCGTCTATCCCACGAACGAGGGCGAGGTTATCGGGAACTTCCTCGCCGTTATCGGTGGGTTCCTGTTCAATCCCCTTGGCTGGGCGTACACTATCGCGGGCCTCGGCCTCCTCGGCGCGTTCCGGATTCACCCGCGCGCTCGCCCGTTGGACCGCAGAACCGCGCTTGCTGTCGTCCCCGGCACGCTCGTCGCGATGTGGCTGGCGACGACGCTCACCAACACGGGGTCGTTCGGCATGCGCTACGCCCTGCTTCCCGGCATCGGCGCTGTAACCGCCTTCGGCCTGTTCGCCGGCTTCTGCATCCGCCGCGGGTCGTGGAAGTCGCTCGTCGGCTGGAGCGTCGCGCTCGCTGTCGTCGTCGTCGCGGCCGACGCCGTCGCAATCGGCATCGTCGGGACGATTTTCGGCGCTCTGGGACTCGTCGTCGGCTGGTTCGGGAGCCTGTTGCTCGTGCCTTACGGCTACGCGCTCGCGAAAGATTCGGAAGACGAGCGTGAGGAGGGTCCGGGCGCGGTGACGGCCGAGGAGCTAGGCGTGGGAGAGGGCTGATTCGGCTCTGAGGGAGTTAGTGAGAACGGTAAATAGGGCTTGTCAGTCTCTTAGTTGTACTCCCGCCACCGATACCCACATTCCTGACATTTAAAGAAGCGCGTTGGCGGTTCGTCGGCCGACCCGGTCTGCTTGATGGTGTACCACGCTTTCGTGTGGCCGCAGTCATCACAATGAACGTCTTTCGCGGTCGGCTTGCCCTCGAACTCCGCGCCCTCTTCGGTCTCGATGAGTTCGTCGCCCGACTGCGCCTCGGTGGAGACGAACTCCGCCGCGAGTTCCTCGTCGCGCTCGGCGGTCCCCCCGCAGTCGTCGTTCGTGCAGGTCATCGCGCCGTTCTGGCTCACCATCATCGAACCGCACTCGTCGCAGAACTGCATACCCGCCGGTAGCGGACCGAGGGCAAAGAAGCTGTCACTCCGAGCCGTCGGGAGAGGGAAAATCAGAACCGACCCGCCGCGCCGCCCCGTCAGTCGTCCTTCTCGACCATCGGGCAGTTCCGCACCCGGAAGTGGTCGCTGTCTTCGAGTTCGACGATGGTCGTCCCCTCGTGGTGGCACGCGAGTTTCGGGGGCTCGCCGAAGTGCTCGCAGCGCTGGCAGAACTCGGTCTTGGGGACGACGTGGTCGGAAACGCCGTCGGCGTCGTCGACGGGGGTGGCCTCGGCTCCGACGCCGACGCCCGCCGCCCGCTCTTCGTCCCCGCCTTCGACGAGCGCCGTCCACACGTCCTCGCGGTCGAGTTCGCCGACCTCAACTGACTCGAAGAGCTCGTCCGTCTCGTCGCGGTCGGTGACGCGCGAGCGGGCGCGGCGCTCGGCCACGCGCCCCGCGAGGTCCGAAAGCGGGGCCGAGTCGGCGTCGTCGCTTCGCCCGTCGCGGCTTCCGTCCGGGGCGCGGGCGGCGTCGGCGCTGTCGGCTGCCGGGTCGTCGTGGTCTCCGGGGGCGAACGGGTCGTCCCTCGCCGCGTCATCTGTTGAATTGTCGTCGGTCATCGTCCTCGTGAGTCCTCAGTCGTCGCCGTGTTCGCTTCCCGCCGCGGCACCCTGCTGAGCCGACTCCTCTTCCCGGGAGGCGTATCGGTCGCCGTCGCCGTCGGTCGCGTCGTCGACCACGCCAGTAATCGCCTCGTCGAGGAGGTCGGCGACCTCGTCGGTCGCGCGGGCGTCGTCCGCCGATTCCAGCGCGGGGAGCCGGCCGGTGTGGAGCGTCGCCGACCCGAAGAACCCGGGCGAGGACGACAGCTCGCGAAACAGGGACCGACACGACGGACAGCGAGGCTCCGCGAGCAGGTCAAGGTGGACGGTCTCGTCGCACTCCTCGCATTGCGCTTTCTTCTCGCCGGCCGCGTTCGCGGTGCGGAGGAGTTCGGCGAGCGCCTGTCGTTCGAGGTCGGCGGCTTCGAGGTCGGCCGCCCGCCCGCGGAGGTCGAGCAGCGTCCGCGCGACCGTCCGGAGGTTCTCGTCGAGCGTCGCGGTCGTCTCGTCGAGGTAGGTGAGAATCTCCTCGAAGTTCTCGAAGCCGCCGTCGAGTCGCTCGTCCACGTCAGCCACGCGGTTTCGAGCCGCGTGCACGTCGTCGGCCAGTCGGTCGAGCTCGGCGTCCAACTCCGGGTGCGCGTGGTCGTGCGGGGCCTTCTCGTCCGTCTCACGTTTGACCTGCACGACGCGCATCCGAACGTCTGATATCTTCTCGTCCAGTTCACCTTCGAGTTCATCGACGCGCGCTTCGACCCCGCCGAGGCGGTCCGAAACCGCGTCCGCGTCGTCGAGCGATTCGCCCGCGTCGCTCACGGCGAGCCGATAGGTCCCGAGGGCCCGTGCGAGCACCGTCTCCGGGTCGACGCCCTCCTCGTCGGCGCGCGCCTCGACCCACGTGCGGAGGTCGTCTGGGAGCGACACCCCGTCTTCCCCTTCCATCTTCGTTTTCAGTTTGTCCACGCAGCCTTAAGAACTATCCCCGAATTCGCGACAGTTCGGCGGTTCGACACTCGACTCAGCGAATCTTCCGTACGTCGCTCACGTCGAGGCCGCTCTCGTTGATTTCGGTCTCGAACTGCACGATGTTCTCGCTCTCTAACCGGGCGAGCACGCCGCGGAACTCCTGGACGACCATGGTCCGCGCGCGCTTCGACCCCCCGGACTCCCACTCGAAAAGCAGCGAGCCGCCGGTCGCGCCCTTGAGGACGCCGAGTTCGGTCTTCGAGAGCGCCTCGGTGCTCACGAGCACGAGGATGAGCCCGCCCCACTGGTAGGAGGCCTTCTCCAGTCCCTTGATGACCATCGCGATGTCCGACCACGTCATCTCGTCGGACTGGCTGGCCACGAGGTCGGTCAGGGAGTCGATGAGCACGAGGTTGCCGGGCGCGTGCTGACTGAGGGTGGTCCCCAGCGCGCCAAGCACGGACTCGCGGTTGTGTCGGTGGCCGAGGTCCTCCAACTTCGTCGGCTGACCGAGGTACCACTCGCGCGGAATCGGACTGAGTTGGAAGTACTCCGGCGAGAGGTCGTGGAACTCGATGTGTTCGACGGCGGACTCGACGAGTTCGTCGTCCATCGTGTAGCCCATCTCGCGGCGCAGGTACTCCTCGCCGGCGGTAAAGGAGACGTAGTGAATCTCCGGCGGCGGCGTCGCGGTGTCCGCGAGCGAGCCGTAGTGGAGGTCGAACAGCTCCTCGTCGGTGTGCGAGAGGGCGTTCATCGTCGCGCTCGTGTAGAGGAACTCCCGAGCGCCCGCGCCGGACTCGCCCGCGAGGAGCACGACGTTCCCCGGGGGTGCGCCGCCGCCGATGATACTGTCGAGGCGGGGGACGCCGAAGGGGATTTGAGACATACAGAATCCGACTCGGCCGCGTCGGTTAGGCGTTTCGGGGAGCGCGACGTGAGGTTCCACCGCCGGCGCTCCTGTCCCGTCGTTCCGCCCGCGGGCGACCGAGACGCTCACTCTACGCTCGCGCCGCGGTTCCGCCCGCGGGCGACCGAGACGCTTCCGTCGATGTCGGCGTCGGCCAGCGCCGCCCGACCCGCCTCGACCGCCTCGTCGACGTGGTCGATGTCGGTGACGCCGTAGACGGTCGGCCCCCACGACGACTGGCCCGCGCCGTAGACGACCGGCGACTCAGACAGCGACGAGACGAGCGCGCCGACCGGCGGCCGGTAGACACCCCCCTGCTCGTCGGCGTACCACGTCCCGTTGAGCCGGCCAACGGACTCGACGGCCTCGCCGAAGCGCTCGGCGGACCCTTCGGCGAGCGCCGGGAGGAGCCGGCGCGTGACGATGCCGGCGATTCGGTCGCCGGTCTGGGCGTCCGCGCGCTCGACGACGGAGCGCATACTCGACTCCTCGGCCGCGCCGTTGCGGCCGGGGTCGACGTCGGGGACGACGAGCAGAAACCGCCAGCGGTCGGGTATCTCGTGCCGGGCGGCGACCGCCGGCACCGACCACGAGCCGTCTTCCGGTCTGTCGGTGGTGAAGCGCGCGGTCGGGTGGCCCGCGTCGAGGACGGCCCCGCCGGCTTCGAACGTGGCGACGCCGACACCGGAGCGACCGCCGCGCCCCATCTCGGGTGCGAGTCGGCGTACGTCGGCCTCGCGGCCGGTGGCGGCTGCGACCGCTCGCAACACCGCGAGCGCGAGCTGTGTCCCGCTCCCAAGGCCGGCGTGTCGCGGCAGGGCGCGCTCGACCGAGAGGTCGACGCCATCGGCTCCGAGGAGTTCGACCGCCTGCTCGGCGTACTCGCGGGCGGCGGGATGCCGGCACCGAACCTCGGACGCGGGCTCGGCGGCGACGACCACCCGCGGCTCGTCGAGCGCGACACCCACGCCGCCGTAGAGGCGGTCGCGGGCGAGGCTCAGATTGAGGAAGCCGAAGTGGATGCGCGCGCCGGTCGAGACCCGAACCATGTAACCGGCTATCGGCGGGGACGCCAAAAGGGGGTTTCGACCATGGCAACGCGGGCCGGAGTCTCCCACCGCTGTCGGTCGGTTTCGACTCTCGCGGCGGGGGTCATCAGAGGGCCGAGCGTTCGAAAGCGCGGGGAGAACAGGTGTGGGCCGAACCGAAGCGGGGCCGGGAACTCCTGCGGGACCAGTCGCGTCGGAGCGACCGCGTTACGAGGTCGTCTCGTTCGTCGTCGTCTCGTTGGCGGTCGAATCAGTCGTCGTCTC
Proteins encoded in this window:
- a CDS encoding transcription factor S, with protein sequence MQFCDECGSMMVSQNGAMTCTNDDCGGTAERDEELAAEFVSTEAQSGDELIETEEGAEFEGKPTAKDVHCDDCGHTKAWYTIKQTGSADEPPTRFFKCQECGYRWREYN
- a CDS encoding beta-ribofuranosylaminobenzene 5'-phosphate synthase family protein, whose amino-acid sequence is MVRVSTGARIHFGFLNLSLARDRLYGGVGVALDEPRVVVAAEPASEVRCRHPAAREYAEQAVELLGADGVDLSVERALPRHAGLGSGTQLALAVLRAVAAATGREADVRRLAPEMGRGGRSGVGVATFEAGGAVLDAGHPTARFTTDRPEDGSWSVPAVAARHEIPDRWRFLLVVPDVDPGRNGAAEESSMRSVVERADAQTGDRIAGIVTRRLLPALAEGSAERFGEAVESVGRLNGTWYADEQGGVYRPPVGALVSSLSESPVVYGAGQSSWGPTVYGVTDIDHVDEAVEAGRAALADADIDGSVSVARGRNRGASVE
- a CDS encoding PspA/IM30 family protein, which gives rise to MGILSRTSYVIRSKINALLNRAEDPTETLDYSYEKMRDELQQVKQGIADLTTQKKRLEIQKRRLEENVEKHNDQAREAVQQDREDLARKALEKKQAKMNQIEELETQIASLQETQDQLVNKKDELQSRIEEFRTKKETMKARYEAAEASSRVSEAMTGVGDEMADVGRALERAEERTDDMEARSAAMDELMDSGAFDDALSDKDSIERELEAGRTNAEVDTELETLKAEMGKSSGSSSSESADDADVDVETDVADEEVEAELEELKNEDDSSSSS
- a CDS encoding dipeptide epimerase, which translates into the protein MLATEFERVSMPLAEPFGIARGVQTEAENVVVRIEDEGGMTGVGAAAPSSHYGETADTVEAVLPDLLSVVEAVGDAHAIDRIEREMAETVRRNPAARTAVSIALHDLAAKRLGVPLYRLWGLDPSRTPTSSYTVGLDDLDTMREKTAEAYEAGYDVLKVKLGTDRDRAIIEAVRDEAPGVTIRVDANEAWTPREAVEMTEFLADHGVEFVEQPVPAEDYEGLKFVYDHGALPIAADESCITADDIPRIADRVDIANLKLMKCGGLTEAKRAIHAARAHGLEVMLGCMIETNAAIAAGCHLAPLLDYADLDGSLLLADDPYEGVPMPNGEIDLEALDRPGTGAQRR
- a CDS encoding HTR-like protein, giving the protein MSQIPFGVPRLDSIIGGGAPPGNVVLLAGESGAGAREFLYTSATMNALSHTDEELFDLHYGSLADTATPPPEIHYVSFTAGEEYLRREMGYTMDDELVESAVEHIEFHDLSPEYFQLSPIPREWYLGQPTKLEDLGHRHNRESVLGALGTTLSQHAPGNLVLIDSLTDLVASQSDEMTWSDIAMVIKGLEKASYQWGGLILVLVSTEALSKTELGVLKGATGGSLLFEWESGGSKRARTMVVQEFRGVLARLESENIVQFETEINESGLDVSDVRKIR
- a CDS encoding dienelactone hydrolase family protein; the encoded protein is MTETILVPGGRDVRATLDRARENDPDGTNDPATRTDAVVVACPPHPQHQGHRGDGRLVAVSDALTARGADCLRFDYGPWDEGYGERADTLRAVEWAGGRYDRVGLFGFSFGGAMALLAAAEGAAVDAVSALGPAGRLADDLDAVAAFDRIPVPVQVVYGTRDDIADWEPVVKRAREYHQPVVEFAADHFFVGQEAKVAAAVADFLLPNLGVE